The following nucleotide sequence is from Cicer arietinum cultivar CDC Frontier isolate Library 1 chromosome 2, Cicar.CDCFrontier_v2.0, whole genome shotgun sequence.
ATGCTCGTCTCCTCATTACCATTAACTCATTTGGATGTGTCATTGAGACTATTTACATTGTCATCTACACAATCTATGCCACCAAAGATGCCAGGGTATATTCTATATTATCAccaattataaaatagaatttaatttatatatattgtcaattgatttttttttatattatcaatcaattacaaccgttagattaattaataatatttaacttttattataatcatttataaaatcACTCATATTATCACCCATTATTTATAGAATTAGCTACAAAaaatgatagaaaaaaaaatgtaatgtgATCTAATTTTGTCGTTAAGTGTAAGTGATGTCAAAATTAGAgatctatatattttattttttttgcccCTTATTTTTGtggtaatttaaatttttctaataataaacCTTTATAATATTTGGAGATACTATATAATTAATGAGCTTTTGAAAAATTGAGATACAGAAAATAATTACAACTTGTATGATAAGTTtctatttacaaaaattataatcacaacaaaaatacATGAACGTTTCGAAAACGTGATAACAACTTTACTATGAATTTGATGGAAAACGTGATAGAAAAAAGTTTGACCATATGATTAACACTCGTGATGTATCCGTGACGCAAACTCTTATAACATTCGTCACTTTCCATAATCATTACaacaataattcatttttatttttctatatgaTCATAGATAGTaattagttgttaattttaattgcaGATCTTAACGGTAAAACTATTTATGGTGATGAATGTGGGCTCATTTGCCTTGATCTTCTTTACCACCCAATTTGGTATGCATGGTTCCCTTCGAGTCCAAGTCCTTGGATGGATTTGTGTATCTTTTGCGGTTTGTGTCTTTGCAGCACCTCTATGCATTGTGGTGAGTGGaaaatctaattaatttttaagtgcttatttaagttataattatttattctctATTTACCAACATTTTCCATTAATTCTCTCATATCTTAAGTATCAAATGATATCTTGATTTGTAGGCAAAGGTTATTCGAACAAAGAGTGTAGAGTTTATGCCATTCAATTTGTCATTTTTCCTCACATTAAGTGCCATAATGTGGTTTGCTTATGGTCTCTTACTCAAGGATATATGCATTGCTGtaagtatattatatatatatatatatctaacttctatattgattttttttatataagcaaCTTCTATATTGATCGATTgttaatttaaacataaataaaaatgtaggTTGGTCCAAGGGTGAATTAGTAAATAAACATTTGTTCATATAAACATTTACtatctataaaatttcaaatttctacttttagtccatataaaaaaaaaatctcaacttttaagtttcaaataaaaattccttcaattttagtttttatttcaaattttcttgATTAAATATTGATACTTttagtttctaaaaaaaaaaatcttttagaatcaaaattgaaattaaaaaaatttaaagactaaatttaaaaatttataattttataagaactaaaaatatatttaatactatttaaataattatttcactaaaattaattacgtgaatttaaaaaagaaaatcatgaATTACATGAATGCTGGTGTGTCTTCTTTTTAATTagacaaacaaaacaaaaacagcTATATATGTGATTTGATGTAAATCATTGTATGACATGTAAAAGAGTTATATATGTGATCTAAAGTGTTAACATAATCCTAAGACTTTGTATAATCGGACTTTGAATTTGGGATAAAATTTATGATCTTACAATTATGTGTGGATTGTTATACCATTTCATCTATGAACAAAAGAAATTATTAtaacataaaacatttttattaaaatatttctagTTAGAAATATCTTTTTAGCTTTAGGCCCATTTGGCTATGTTGgaccattttttaaaaatgatttcttATGTGCAGCTCCCAAATGTGTTGGGTTTCACATTGGGACTACTTCAAATGTTGTTATATGCTATTTACAACAAAGGTAGCAAGGTATCTATAAAGGAGGACTATGCCCTAAACCCAATGACAAACGTTGTTGTAGTGAACCCATTAGGAACATGTGAAGTAGTTACAATTCCAGATATTGATATTGTGACTACTCAAGGAAAAGATGGTGCAGaagaaaaggagaaaaatgtGGAAAATCTAGCATGATATATATAGCATGCTTATGGTGTTTGTTATGTGAATTCATGTGGTTTTTAATGTTCTTCAATCGGTGTAATAATACATTAGTATATGGCTAAAAGTTAAATGATGTAATGTTGGTTGGAGTACCATTGTACTCCTTtcaataaaagttttttttataaaaaaattatttgttggattaattaattcaattaatgAATATATGGAGTAATAATATAGTTTGGTACTTTAGGAATGAAGATATATAGATGTTGGAGTTATAAGAAGGTTGTGGTTTAACTACATTTACTATGAAAAATAACACCTATATAATTCTTATCAATAACTATTTTACACAGATCCTTTTGGTTTATACTTGTCTATTTATGAAAGTTACATAACAAAAACTAACCCACTAAGCTATTAACTCACTAAACTACTAACTAACTCTAACAGAATAAAGATTACAACAAGAACAACAAAGTTTCATCATCTATGCTTAATACCCCCTTGCAAGTTAGAGGTTGGAAGATGTCCACCATACCaaacttgaaaataaaaatgtgaaacACATTGGGACCTAAAGCCTTCTTGAAGACATCTGCAAGTTGAGTTGTAAGGTCTAGTGACCTGTTAATTGAATTACAACAGGTAAACCCTGAATCAACCAACAAATACAAACACTATAAAGAGCAACCTTGAACACATCAAATTATGACAAAGAAATTCCACCCAAGGGGATATCATCTACATAACTCAGAACAACAATAAACGAAGTCACAGTGGTGTAAACAACAAGTGTGTGGTCAGGTTGTGCTTGTTTGTAGCCATGAGCAAGTAGACAAGTAGTAAGCTTGTGAAACAATGACTCGCTTGTTTAAGACTATACAAAGACTTGAGGAGCCTACACACTTGCCCTTGTCTAAGAGCTATGACACCTTGAGGTGGCTTCATATAAACCTCTTCATGGAGATATCCACAAAGGAAGGCATTATTGACGTCGAGTTGGTAGAGGTGTCATCCATGAATTGAAGCCAATTTCAAGCTTCATAGCTTCTTGCCACTTttgatcctttctagttgcAACATAAAGTGAGAGTGCATAGGACTAGTGATAGATGCGAATAAGAGAGGAATCGGGACAAAAGGGTAGGCAAAGTTTGTTGATGTAAGCCTTAGCGTCAATCTATTTTACATagattattatttgtattatgaatttaattcataCATATAATTTTGGATATATGTACACgacatcatttatttattatgttattaatcgtataatataataaagttcTTATAATAGATAGTTTGTTTAATAGAACATCAAGTGTTACTTGATCGTGAGACTTTATTAAACATTTAGAACTTTATTCTTAAAGTATCCATagtcaaaaatattattgttaattaggACGAATATAATACATTGAGATTATTATGTGAGTAAACTGATGACCACATCTCACATGTCATGAATATGAGATATCAAGTCATCACATTGACATAAATATTAGGGGTAATATTTATAGTGGATTGACTCTCATGAGAATACTATATAATTGTTGTGTAAGTGTCATTAGTGATTTGTATGTGACCATAGTGAGTAGTCATTCGACTTGAAGTCACTACGATCCCTACATGGTGCATTGTAGGCTTTAAGCCATGAAATATTTTCTGTAGCATGAAAATCATAAAGGTAGTTATTAGACCCGCAATAAACCACATGGAGGGATGTGAGTAATATAGTTATGATTTGTGCATCCTACATAACATGAGTTATGTCTTGGGCCTATCGATAAAGTGAGACCGTAGAAATCAATGACCATGATAGAATGAACCAATATGTGATATTGGATCTATTGGTTTTATGCGTCTACTTGAAGATTGTGTAAGACCCATTACCAAATTATCTAAAACATGTCAATTGGATCCATACACCTCAATAATAGCAGAGACAAATaacaatgaataataaattaatcaaacatAACTGAAAACTATATTcataaatatagtttacaacttgtttaataaattcttaaaatattacatcttgaaaaaaaaaactacaaatgtctgattataacatcaaattctaATTTCAACTAGTCTtaagttttgtttgttttattttcattctAGAAGGACCAAAGTGTCTAACATTTATAACTTAagacactaaaataaaataaataaaatttaaaagaccaaattaaaatttaaaattaatttaagagactaaaaaatgtaataatttaatcgaaaaaataaagaatattaattgattaaacgatatcatttaattattaatgaattaatttttttctatcaaaacatatcaaaatatatatatatatatatactttggATAAGCCTCCACTTTTAAATTAGATATAATAAATgttaaacatttaatttatattttttggaatcaaatatttattatgaggcaaattgttgttattttgtttcttcaaaAAATGATGGTTTTGGAAAGGATAAAATATCGAGAGTGAcagtttatttaattagaacACAAAAATCTCCCTTTGAAAGTTTGGGAAAATGGCTTCTGTAATATCAAAACCATCAtcacattcacattcacattaTTCAACAACAAACCCATTATtctcttcttcaaaatttcactattaTCTTCACAACAATGCTTCAAAGTTTTACGCTTTCCcttcaaaatcaacaatttcTGTCACCCTCACTCACCCTCCTTCTCGTGCTACAAATGATTTTCATTCCTTTTCTACTCAAGAATCCGACCCGGTTATGGAATCGGATATTGACCCGACCCGTGATAGGAGAAGGGTTGTTAGGGTGGCGTGGGAGAAATTGGTTCGTTGGTCAAGGTCTTGGCGCTCCAAGTCTAACACTGATGTTCTCCAACGCACTAACAAGGTTTACTTTCTTCCTTTTCAAATTTAgggattttattttaaaattggttaTTCATTCCCTATTACACATTTTCTTGGTCATTCTTTTCAGGTTATAAAATTTGTGGTATTATTTATGCTCTAATATGGTtcaaagtattttaattttataatatcttgATGTTATGTTACATTATCCTAGTTTCTCTCACATGGAATAATCTCAAAGTGTTGAAGTATTTTAGATTATTTCTTAAGATTATGATGTTTATTCAGTTTGTAGTGTGGTTTTTATGacattgaatttttgttgaaaagGTGGTAGTGCTTGGAGGGGGATCGTTTGGGACGGCAATGGCTGCTCATGTTGCAGACAGAAAGGATCAGTTAGAGGTCGTCATGCTTGTTCGAGATCCTCAAGTTTGCTCGTCTATCAATGAAAGGCGCTGCAATTGGTAGCTTTCTTTGTCCTTGTCATCTTACATACTTGTTAATTTGTGAATTGTGTTCATCTAATTTCATCATCCATTTCTATTGTGACTCTTTGTTCTTTTATCTTTTGCAGTAACTACTTCCCGAATCACAGGCTGCCAGAAAATGTAGTCGCAACAACTGATGCAAAATCTGCTTTGCATAATGCGGATTACTGCTTTCATGCAGTGCCTGTTCAGGtcatttgattttgcatttcttctttaatttttagatAGTAGTAATACTATTCATAGTTTTTACATTGTGGTATTATGCACATTTTGGAAGCCTCCGCAACTGCATTGTGACCACAATCGCAGCCGCATTCGTCTACACTTTTTCTCAACGTCAAGGATTATAGCGTAACTGAACCNNNNNNNNNNNNNNNNNNNNNNNNNNNNNNNNNNNNNNNNNNNNNNNNNNNNNNNNNNNNNNNNNNNNNNNNNNNNNNNNNNNNNNNNNNNNNNNNNNNNNNNNNNNNNNNNNNNNNNNNNNNNNNNNNNNNNNNNNNNNNNNNNNNNNNNNNNNNNNNNNNNNNNNNNNNNNNNNNNNNNNNNNNNNNNNNNNNNNNNNNNNNNNNNNNNNNNNNNNNNNNNNNNNNNNNNNNNNNNNNNTTTAAAACATCGATAGTGTTGATGTTTTTCAGTAAGTCCAAGTTTTTGTATAGTCGAATAAAATGCATATGGCGAACCTTAGCATTTATCTTTTGTATAATACGCAACCGTCTGAATCTTTTGTTTATGTTATTGTAGTTCAGCGCAGCTTTTCTCGAGAGTGTGGCTGATTATGTTGATCCAGGTTTGCCATTCATATCTCTCAGTAAAGGCCTGGAGCTTAATACACTAAGAACAATGGCTCAAGTTATTCCTCAAGCACTACGAAACCCTCGCCAGCCTTTTGTTGCACTGTCAGGGCCTTCTTTTGCTCTGGAAATAATGAACAAGCTACCTACAGGTTACAATGACATCTGTCgatcttgtttttatttttcaagtatGTGTATGATTATAGCAGAAAGccaataatttttatcatttttggTTCCATTGTAAAAATACAGCAATGGTTGTGGCATCGAAAGACCAAAAATTGGCAAATGCAGTTCAGCAGCTACTAGCTTCAAATCATTTAAGAATCAGCACATCAAGGTAGATGAGTTTTAATAGATTCATAAATGAAATTGAGTTTCATTTGTAAATGATTTCTTTTCATCTCTATTAAGACTTCTTTCCTCCCTTGTCTTGTCTGAAGCAAGTGTTGTCAAGCAGGGACTGTAGCAGTGTTATAGCACAGCCGAATTTAAACTAAAAACCACTATTGTCCTGCGATACACAATTCAatacaaagtgttgtcaaatagtgacTATGGTAGCTATAGCACGGTAGCGTAGTGGGATTTGAATAAACTGCTATTTTCCATGGTTTGCGATTGACAACATTGCGTTGAAACTATGTCTTTTGTTTGCTTTAATCTTTCTGTTTATGTTTGATGCATGATATGCGAAAACAGTTGTATACAGATTTTGATGCAAATGTTCAGCTTGTAATCTCTGATAACTCCAGTGATGTTACAGGAGTCGAAATAGCAGGTGCCCTCAAGAATGTACTAGCAATAGCAGCTGGGATTGTAGTAGGTATGAATCTTGGTAACAACTCAATGGCTGCTCTTGTCTCACAGGGCTGTTCCGAAATACGGTGGCTTGCAACAAAGGTAAATGatttctattaaataaatatcacaGCTCATGTGAATCATATCTCGTGTTGATACTAAATAGAACTCAATCAATATAAATCTGTAGTAAGTATCTATTATTATGGAGATGAATCTCGAATCCCGTTTCATTCTAGTGAGTCACTACCTAAACTTAGAGTAATCAACCactttttttgtcaattttgaAGAACCTTCCACTTTTAACTCGCTGTGATCCAACTCGCAAATTCGCGATCCTAGCGACAATTCCACCACCTGCAATCTTCGTCACGTCGCAGTATGCTACCCTTTCTTCGACACCTATGTTTGGACGATTAACGATCCAACTCGTAATCCCACCTACATTGGCCATGTCACTggtttttacttaaaaattacatatttttattggtAATGTATCTTATGATTCATAAAAAGATTTGATTCACAGAATCTAGATTTGATAACGTTTTTTGTGTGCACATTATACATAAGTTCATGATAATATGCAGTCTATTGATGTACACATGCACATTTActttatctttatattttcatttggCATATAAAGTCTTCCATTTTTTTACCctccaaataataataatatttctctTTATTCTTATTATCTTTTTGAAGATGGGTGCAAAGCCAACTACAATAACCGGTCTGTCAGGAACTGGAGACATTATGCTTACATGTTTTGTCGACCTTTCGAGAAATAGAACTGTTGGTGTGCGTCTTGGATCAGGCGAAAAGCTTGAGAACATACTTAATTCCATGAATCAGGTAGTGTTCAATTGTGCTTGATCATACACAAAATTATTCAAAGTGACAGTTACTGAAATTAGCATCCTTACTACGCGCAGGTAGCAGAAGGCGTCTCAACGGCTGGAGCTGTGATTGCTTTGGCGCAGAAATATAATGTCAAGATGCCAGTATTGACAGCAGTCGCTCGTATCATTGACAATGAACTTACTCCTAAAAAAGCTGTTTATGAGTTAATGAGCCTCCCTCAGGTTTTTTACTTTTACCCTTCTCTCCGAAGAAGTATATTGGGCTTCCTTATATATAGATTATGGATTTAATTGTTATGTATGGACATGGTAAAGTTTTTTTACACTGTCAACCAATCATAATCAttgaatcattaaaaatatttgactttaatcATATCTACCTTAAAAGTCATACAAATGATGGTTTCGTTTGGTTGTgagtgtaaaaagttttacattgaCAATGCATCAAAATTAATCTCTCAGACTATTACAAGTTTGATTGATGACAATTTTGCATTGCAGGTTGAAGAAGTATGAAACCTCCCAACACATTGTTTAACTACTAGCTACTTTTTAACTGCTGATTGAAAGGCATTTGTGTAGTTAATTCTTTTTCACCACTGTGCTTTTATGATGTGAAGGCATTGGTGATAACAATTTTGCATAATTGGAATTGAACCATACAGTTAAAGAAGAATTTGATAAATGTGTAGATTCTGGACAACGTATATACTCTTAGCTTATTAATGCATGTCATTTCTTTGTGCAAAGTGGTTTCTCTTAGATGAAAGTTATGGTTGGTGTGAGTAGGTTAAAAAGTCCATCATGTTCAGGATTACCTATAAACTCCAATGTCATACATGGAAAATGATATTGATTTATTGAGAACTattctaaaatcaaattatcataaaatagaGTTTTGGCAATATCTTTATGAGGACAAGTATAGACAATACTAACATCTCTGTGGTGATTTCATAATATGAATATCATGACTTGGTGTTTGTTTGTGTATGACcttgattttgaatgaatttatctttgtaaaattaatttttagtataaGTAAGttaagtataaaataaattatgtttgaatatattCTCGTAAAATTGAGTTAAATACTAAGTTtgaagttaaaaattaattcttttgacaaaaagtttaaattttaaccTCAAGTTAGAATTGTTTTagatagaaaatattattagtaGACTGAGACATACATTCAAAAGGTTCTAAACACAAACGTACATTCAAAAGGTTTTAAACACACAAGAATAAAGACACAAGTTATGTGTGAGACATTTTTCTTACTTTGGAATTTCTTTTGAAATGACAAATGTTAGTATATCAATTTTATGTTGTGGTTGGAGATTAAACCTTAAACTAATTTGAGGcttgttttcaaaaattgtgGCAAAATCATGTTGACCCGATGGTTCAACTTATTTGAATTACCAATTTGTTTGGGAGAAAATTTTCACTCTTCAATATCACTTTGAATATTCACATTTGAAAAAACAAAGtacaatttcaaacaaatattatGTCTAAAAGTATACTTTTATCATATTATATCGAATTCTGACGGATAAgtatacaattaaaataaatgagctaaattttttaatccaattaaaataaatgagctAAAGTTTTTAATCCATTTTCCTAAATCATATCATTCTATTTTGGGCACTACTAATCACCCCTAACCACTAAAAAATTTCATGTTTTTCAAAAATGTACTTTTAGACGACATAAATTGTCTAAAATTATACtttacaacaattttttttagatttgtaCATTCAAAGTCATGTTGAAGGTGAACAAAGTTATTCTCATTTATCTCGCCACATTTTAGTTACATTGATGACAAATTTGGATTGACCAACTTTGCCATGTCTATTTTGAGTAATAAATGAACAAGTACAAACAATTTGTTCTATGGTAATGACAAATTGTCTATATTAAGTTTTTGTTTGGATATACATTTGCATCACCATTTTCCTGTCCAAATATGTTTCCactgaaaatataaaaacaagaaTTTATAGTTTTCCAAACATGTTAAATCGTGATTTTGATGATGAAAGAATAGTGaggttttaaaatatgaaaagataAAGAGAAACAAACTGTTAGTAACTGTCATTTTAATATTGTAACTGCTCTAATAACTGTTTTGTAACttcaatttaattactaaataaatagAGAATAGGGGTAAGGGATATGGATTGGGTATTTTATATGTTGGGTTGGTTTGGGAGAGACTAGGCTCTCTAATAATCAACTGCTAATATAGAAGgtgtgtttgatatctgacagGACATCAACACATATAACTATTTaatacttttcatttttttaaattattataaccGTCTGTGTCGGTGTCTTGACCATGTTTATCCGACAGTGCTTCATACTTAGTAAACATCAACGTAACAATGCATCAACTGATGTCTAGTTAGATTTTACTCTCAtttgctttctattttttttttacttaatggTTCTTTTATAAGATGCCATTTATCGCATTGCAGTCAAATGATAATCTACATAAAGACTTGataatattttctttccttcttgTATTTCTTTAACAATGCCCAATTGAGCATATAAAAGGGTAAACAAAACAAAGGTCAAAGTTACTTGAACCATGTTGATTGTTGAGGTAACTAACTAGTTACAAGGACAATATTACTAGGCATGGAATTCTATCAACCTTACCAAGCACAACCAAATAGATTTTGGTTGCTATCCACAGAACACTAACCCTGAAAAGCTCACAAAATCACCTCAAAATTTAGAAGCTGAATGGCCATTGAAAAATGATCTTTAACATACCCTATTTCCCTCTCCCTTGTTGCTTCTCCATGTTGACTTCTTTTAAGCACTTCCCAAGTGAATAAAAAGAGACAAAGCAATGAGGCAAAACTTGCAAGATTTCTGAGATAACAGAATAAAGAAGCTGTGAGACCCAATCACTCCCTCTTGTCTTCCTCTCGATCTTCGACAACTCCAAATACATGATGATCGGTAGACAGTGATGTAGATGATGCCTTTCTGTCCTTTCTTTCTAGCATGGTAGCCATTTCTCCAGACACCTTAACTCCACTTCCAACAACTGTGATAGCTTCCTCATCAAAGTCATCCCCTGTCTCTTCTGAGTACGCATACCTGCAATAAAAGCCCGCGTAAAATGTCACTTGCTATGTCAGTGTAACAATATTTCAATTTGGTTACCTGCAAGCATAGTTCTAAATTGCAGTCTGTCATCACAATCGCAGCTGCAATTTAACGGTTTTATAAGCCTCAGCAATAGCTGCATTTGTCTGCATTTTACCTAAATATAAAGGTTCACAACGTAACCGAAACCTCAATTTAAAACTATAGCTGCAAAtccatttttcaaaatcatcacTCGTTATGTTATAGCCTCAAACCTCATGaatagggatgggaataggctaggccgtccgacaggggcctatggcctggcctacttatggcctggcctggcctggcctatttaataaaaagaccaggctcaggctatttttaaagcctatttatttaaataggtcaggctcaggtttataaagaagcctattaggctgtacaggccggcctatatatatttaattatttattaatgttattttttattattatattaatactattatttcctattttaaattttatcaattagacaattactcagtagtcattccatattcgatagccattccatatttggtagtcattccatattcggtagccattcaattagtcaataactcaatagtccttccatatttgtttgagaggtaataattggtacatttgtttcaaaaaaaaaatctattctttgaaaccaaaaattatgttttagggtttaaaggatgtttgtttcagatttttttaaaattattttgttagaaaaattattttttgtttaatatatatagatatgtacattgatattggtatgtggagagcatttaaatattttaatatgaataaggcttttaaataggctttcaggccaggccaggcttttaaaaaggccaggccaggccgaaaaaaaagtctatgataggccgtaggccaggcttaggcctaaaaaattaatcgtaggccagactcaggccttgcaaagcctggcctggcctggcctattcccacccctactcATGAAGTAcgtttgttttattttggttcaaaaagCTAGAATGCTCATCAAGCGAAACATATCTTATGCCTTTCCAACAGAGACATAAAGAATCAAGCTTATATGGATTTTACAAACTATGTcagaattaataattaaatacctctttttttgtatgtttactttttttaattttgtgctTCACGAAGTGAACAATAGTAAAGTTAGACTATACCTGGTTGGATTTCGAGATGGGGCCCAGAGAATGCAGATCACTATCAGGAGGGCATAAGCAAGCAAAGTCCAGAAAGCTGGGATGACCCAAGCTCTTCGCCACAGTTCACCTAAAGGGTCAGACGCATTGAAGTACAGCTGAAACAAGAGTCAATAAGAGCCTGAGAGACTtctagttatttattattataaaacaatcaAGACTATGAACTATACACTTCTCCTGGTTAGTCAGGAGCTAATCTCAGAAAGTTCGTCaaattttcttgtaaagttTTCATTCATTGAAGTAGGTTTGACTATCATTTAGTACTAGTAGCAAAGTTCGTGGCTTAAGGAGCAACAAAACAAAAGGCAAAGGGGGAAATAAGGAAGGAAGTAGTAAAGATACAAAAGACTACCTCATAGCCAATCCATATTACTGAAAGCAGCACTGTCAGTGCAAGAGAATTTGTAAAGTTCCTGTACAACTCAAGTTTTCCTGTACTTTTCCGAATCTGTGCATATAATCAACAAATGGACacaatcatttttaattgacaGCCAAGAAACTGAAATGCTAGTTAAACCTGATTCTAGAGAGGAAATGCACTATCTTTAATGATTTCCAAGAAAACAGTGATCTTAATTAGTTTGAAGCTTTGACCATTCCTCAGTTATTGGTTTTTAATCCATCATAGACGCATCATACTTTCTAAAAACACACAAAAGCTATTTCCTAAATCTTTTGTTCTAACTCAATCCTACAAAACCAATTGGTAAGATAAAGACTGCCCAAGCTTTATAAGCACTACTCAAGCAATATCTC
It contains:
- the LOC101497678 gene encoding glycerol-3-phosphate dehydrogenase [NAD(+)] 2, chloroplastic, which produces MASVISKPSSHSHSHYSTTNPLFSSSKFHYYLHNNASKFYAFPSKSTISVTLTHPPSRATNDFHSFSTQESDPVMESDIDPTRDRRRVVRVAWEKLVRWSRSWRSKSNTDVLQRTNKVVVLGGGSFGTAMAAHVADRKDQLEVVMLVRDPQVCSSINERRCNCNYFPNHRLPENVVATTDAKSALHNADYCFHAVPVQFSAAFLESVADYVDPGLPFISLSKGLELNTLRTMAQVIPQALRNPRQPFVALSGPSFALEIMNKLPTAMVVASKDQKLANAVQQLLASNHLRISTSSDVTGVEIAGALKNVLAIAAGIVVGMNLGNNSMAALVSQGCSEIRWLATKMGAKPTTITGLSGTGDIMLTCFVDLSRNRTVGVRLGSGEKLENILNSMNQVAEGVSTAGAVIALAQKYNVKMPVLTAVARIIDNELTPKKAVYELMSLPQVEEV
- the LOC101497351 gene encoding bidirectional sugar transporter N3-like, whose product is MEKHIHLAFVFGILGNIISFMVFLAPLPTFYRIWKKKSTQGFQSLPYLVALFSSMLWLYYAIVKTNARLLITINSFGCVIETIYIVIYTIYATKDARILTVKLFMVMNVGSFALIFFTTQFGMHGSLRVQVLGWICVSFAVCVFAAPLCIVAKVIRTKSVEFMPFNLSFFLTLSAIMWFAYGLLLKDICIALPNVLGFTLGLLQMLLYAIYNKGSKVSIKEDYALNPMTNVVVVNPLGTCEVVTIPDIDIVTTQGKDGAEEKEKNVENLA